The DNA segment AGCAGGATTTTGTGGTGCTTTTGAGTGAGCTTTTGAACATTTGGGTAATGTCTGCTGATGAATCCCTCGTGCTTTGCAATTTAATATTGAGTTATTAGAGGGGATGATGGAGAAAAATATGTGTATATCTTCTGAGAACAGCCCTGGTGAAACTGAAAGTTTAGGGTCTGCATTGTCTCATTCTGAGAAGCAACCGGATGAACAGGTAAGCACTCCACTGCCATAATAGCACATTTGTTGTTTTTGAAATCATTCAGTTACCTTCTTAAAAATTCTGGGGTCTTGTTGATATGATATCGACTAGAGACAATATTATCTAACAAATACAAGTTTATATTCTAATTTGACTACTATCTTGTGTGTTAAAGACAAAAGTCCTCACTTAAtggatgaatttaattaatcattcaattactaGTATGTTAAGATGGTCTTCACTAGGTTTgcttcttattttttctctcttccctttttctgtaattaaatgttaaaatgAGATAAATGTGCACATAAATTGTATTAGTTATTGGCTCTATGTGCTGCAGTTGATTCTTGTAACATGAGTAAATTTCCTGGAAGACTGAACGAGTTGTCTTGAATTAACGAGTTCATCCAATAAACTCAGGCTCCACAGATTGCATATTTTTCTCCGTTGACTTCTGGAGAGATAGTTACTGTCTTGATTTGAAGATGATACTTACAGTTACAGAGCCTGTCTCCAGAGTGAGAATAGACTACTTTGTTTTTAAGTCAGTAATTGTTTAAATAAACGAACAAAGACAAGGCTGACAAAGTTCATGTTTGTCTTGTTGGATGTAATAATTTTCACACACATGCAATTAGGATttaccattttctttttcttgtgagGAAGCCTAGACTTGAATGAATGTTTGATTAGCTCTGGCAGCATATAGTAGCTAATTTAAAAAAGGATCAAGAACAGTGTAACCCTTGTATGTTCAGTACATTGTATATTACCAACTTCGCTGTCAGACATTAGTTTAAATCAAGTTAAATATCATATCTTTGAAGCCTGGAAGTTGATCTGTTATCCTGTTAGTTTTTTCTTCTAGTTTATGATAAGTCTAGTTTTTCTTGTCTCTGCAGCTTGAGGCATTGAATGAATCTCCTATTGGACTTAATCAGTCACCTGAAGTCACCTCAAAAGCTGTGGCCATCCCTGAAGATATTAATGATATGTCATTTATCAATGCACAATCACCTGAAGTCACCTCACATACAACAGACAACGGACATGATGATTTATTGAAGGAAGATGAAAATGGAGCAAAGGACAGTATAATAAAGGACGGGGATGTACCTGATGGATTGAGGAACATGTCAGAAAATCTATCTGCAGCGCTTGTTAATGTAAGTGCCAAAGAAGCTTTGGTCAAGCAACATGTCATAGTCGCTGAAGAAGCTATTGCAGGTGAAcatgttttactttttaatgATCAGTGCATATTTCTACTATAGCTTTTTAATGATCAGTGCatatttctctttattcttCCTTGAATATGCTTGGTGTTGAATGTTGATCCTTGAACAAACAAAACATCAAGTAATTTCGTTCGTCTCTTCGTTAAATGAGTGAATCTTATGTTAAACTGATTGTTGTGTATATATTTctgttcttctctttctctttctttcacatTTAGATTGTCTCTTAACTGGATAATTTCCATAAACGTATAGGCTGGGAAAAGGCTGAAAAGGAAGTGGCAAGTTTGAAGAAGCAAGTAGATGCACTGACTCTTCAAAATTCAACACTAGAAGATCGAGTCACACATCTAGACAGTGCACTTAAGGAGTGTGTTAGGCAGCTAAGACAAACAAGAGAAGAGCAGGATCAAAATATTCATGATGTTTTACTAAAGAAAACGCAAGAGTTGGAATCGGCCAAAACTAAACTTGAGAAGCAGCTCATGGAGCTGCTGAACAAACCAGATGCTTCTAATGCTAGTTCTCCTTCATCAACTGATATTGGTATGTGCCAGAAGGTTGAATATTTGGAGAAAGAAAACATGGCTCTCAAACATGAGCTCCAAGGTCAATCTGAAAAGCTGGAACTCAGGACAATAGAGAGAGATTTAAGCACTCAAACAGCTGAGATGGCCAGCAAGCAACATTTAGAAAGCATCAATAAAGTGGCCAAACTTGAGGCTGAGTGCAGGAGACTTAAAAATTTGGCCTGTAGAGCTTCCATTACATCATCCTCATTTTGTGCTGAATCTCTCAGAGATGGTCAATCAGACAGTGGAGAGAGGACTAACGCAATGGAGATTGATACCACCAGGAAGAGTGGCTCAGAACCTGACATGTGTGAGTTAAGTTGTTCTGATTCATGGGCATCTGCACTAATTGCTGAGCTTGATCagttcaagaatgaaaagtataAGCAAATTACGTCTGGTTCCGTTAACATTGATCTCATGGATGATTTTCTTGAAATGGAACGACTTGCAGCATTGCCTGATACTAAGAATGAAAGCCTTATCAAGGACTCACTTGTTGCCAATCAATGTGTTGATAAAGAAAGTTCAATGGACGAACTAAAAGAGAAGTTAGAGAAAGCCAAAGAAGATAAAGAGGAAGTGAAGATATGTTTAATGAAAAGTGAATCTGTTATTGAGGCATCACAGCTACAAATGAGGGAGGCAGAAACAAAATTGGAGGAGTTGCAAAGAGAGCTAGAGAGTGCCTACAAATCAAAGCAAGTGTTAGAAAAGGAACTAATGAGCATGCAGGCAGAGGCTCAATCAATAACTGCAAAAGTTCACTTAATAGAAGAAGAGATTGATAAGGAAAAGGTTATGTCTGTTGAAATTGAAAGTAGGTATGAAGAATTGGAGGAAGAGCTAGAAAGAAGGAAGCAGGAAGAGAAACTCGGTTCAGTAACCGGCTCATACCGTGAAATTAAGCTAAAGCAGGTTGGTCATTAATAACatctattttaaatgaaatgttCCTAACATTAACATGAATAATGATATACACACAACTCATTTAATGTTTGTGACATGTTCTATGCCAGGAGGACCTATCACTAGCTGCAGGAAAGCTTGCTGAGTGCCAAAAAACAATAGCATCTTTGGGGAATCAATTAAGTTCACTAGCAACACTAGAAGATTTCCTGATTGACACTACCAGCATTCCAGAGTTCTCTGCGAGTTCATCATTAATTGCAAGAGCTGGTGGAGATATGCTGCAGAAGTTGCATTCAAGTGACACTTAATTTGCTAAAAGAGATTCCGGTTCTTCAAGGTCTGCTCCACCCTTAAACAAAAATGACGAAAGCCCACCACCTTCATCAACCAACTCACCACCTTCATGAGAGTTCTGAGAAGAGTAGAAATGGTTTTGCAAAATTTCTCTCTCAAACTGCGAGTGGTATCCAACTAGAAATTTAGTGGGGAAACACTGAACTATAACTAAAATGATGGAACTCTTCATTTCTTGACTAAGAAACCAGGTCTGGTAtacttaaagaaaaaatatgtagACACTCGATCATTGGTATTTAATCATATGGCAATATCTTTCTCTTTCCGAAATCTATGCTTGTGTTGAACCatggatttcatttttttttatggcttttgctatttatgaatataatttttcattggtGGTCACAAGGTATCTAGAATTCATTTCCACTTAATATATCCTTTGTTATCATCTGTTGGTAATGGAAGAgccatgaaataaaataaaaataaataactttttggGGTGAGAGAGGCTCGAACTCTCGACCTCAGGATAACTCAGAAGCTATGAGACCTACGCGCTAGCCAACTGCGCCACCACCCCATTTTTGAAAACTGGTTTTCGTATCAAAGTACTAACGTACACTGTAGCCGTTGGACAAGAGAACGACGATGGACTTTTCTGGTCTGGCAAGTGGCAAGGATACGAGCCATGTCAGCTTACTTTCCCAGCACAAATATGCtgcttaaatgtatttttaatcaatttaaacgTGGTTaagtttagttttattttttttacaattttttaatttagttataaatttttaaaatactttatttcTGCATTTAATAATGATGACATACATATGAACAAGTTGTATAAGAATTAAGgaataaagaaaattgtataACAATTATTCTAAAGTGACATGAAATGTCCGGATGTATATCACAATTGTTTCAAAACTAGTGAAAAACAGTTTAAAAAGTGCGGGAAACTAGTTTAAACctgtatttttcaattttttttaaaaaatgatctaaaatattttttatggaggGAAAATTTGTACGAGTGTGCAAATAAATATGCTTGATAAGggctattaaaaaaaagtctaaatTGTTATCTAGGAATTCATTTATGcagacaaagaagaaaaaaaatatgccaggacaataacttttggaATAGATATTTATATTGTCAAATATCGTTTAGACAAGTCcttcaatatatatgtatatagcgATTACTAAAATTACGAATTTACGATAcaatgtttgtttttataaattacaatgcTTTTCATCAGTTTCGTGGGTGTCTAAAATCTAAATCCAAGTTATAGGCCCGAAACGTGAGTGAGTTGGAAAGCATTTTACACCTTGGTTTGGAATAACCAAGGAAAGGTTGGTACATAAAAACTCATCAGGATACATGCTTGAtgcttcaaaattaattgttaagagGAAATTACAAATAATCTATTTGTGTTGTATTCTGAAAAAATAAGAGACCTGTCATACCCCATTTTTGacccatttttatttcttttttctcgtCTTTTAAGCCGGAGATTTCCATCATTTCAGATGAAATTTCGGCAGGgaggtattttaaaatacctcgtttttgttttgaagacgccccttcttattattattatttatttgtttacctttttattattattatttttatttttagttattattttcttcttttcttttccttttattaagtgttttttattattatttccgtTTTTTATTAAAATCCTTATTAGTATCTTCTtttcgttttttattttttattttttattttttttttattattattattatttttttttattttattttattttattttatttttattttgctgttttatattttgtttttttcttttttttctttttctttctttttccttttcctttccttttttcttttttcttttcggtTTTCTCGGTCCAGGCCCAGAGGGGCTCTTCGTTTTTTTACCCTAATTATGTCCTTTAAATGCTGTATTAATTACTGTGCatgtcagagagagagagagaaaaaggggAATACAGACAGTCAAAGCGCCGGAACAGCCAAGAGCCACCACTAGCCACCACTCAGCCCCTTTCCTCCTCCGAGAACCACCACCATCGGCCAAGCCTACAAAGAACCGCCACCCTCCTCCTCCGTGAACCACCGACACAGCAAACACAGTAACCCACTCACTCACGCGGCCTAAAACCTACATCAAAACCACCACCAACGGCCAAGCCCACACCAAACACCACCAACCACAAGCACTGCGTCAaacacccacacccacacaaCCCAAGCTGTAACCGTTTTCTGAAGCTTAAACGATAACATAAGAACAAAGGTAGTTCACCTTTTTTCTAAGATTCAAGGCTAGATCTAGGCTTTATCAGTgttggttttcaaaaaataacgGTGGATTTGAGAACTAGGGAAAAAAAGGAACTCAAAAcatgtagtttttttaaaaaaaggaggaGTTTCTTTTTCCGACGCGGCGGCGCCGCCACCCATGGCCGGCCAGCCACTGCGCCGGTAAACAGCTTCCGGCGGTGTGTGgttagagagagaagagagcttCTGAGCGTTTCTTTAGAGAGAGGGAGAAGTtggatttatgttattttagggtttattttctaatttatactGCTGCCATGACCAATACTATGGTGCACGCGGATCTCTGTGTCCCCATGGACCATCAGGGTTGAACCGTTAGATCCTAGATCTAACGGCCAATGTTATCCCCTGTTTTGATCAGATGCGTCTCACCTTTTGGTTTTTACtttgttcttcttctcttgTGACGTTTGATTAAGATCTGATGGCTAAGACTGTGTCTCCCCATGATCAAATCTGGACGCTTCGATCAATCTGACGATTCAGATTTGATCTGTTAAGCccacctttttttgttttgagccCATTTCCTTTTTTCTGTTCCTCCTAGTGTTTTACTTTCTGCACTTCCTTGTTACTTCTGCACCCCCtttttttctctattcttttttttattacttttttatgcatcatatttactttatgcccttgcattttttattttctttatttattttccagcACCATATCTATTTTAcgtcttgcattttattttccagtatcatatttatttttttgtcttgcatttttattttgtttatttttattttatgcatcatatttactttatgtcttgcatttttttatttatttttagcatcatgtttattttatgtcttgcatttttattttcttttattttatttccagcattatatttatctttatgtcttgcatttttatttatttttagcatcatgtttattttatgtcttgcatttttattttttttttattttatttccagcattatatttatctttatgtcttgcattttttatttatttttagcatcatgtttattttatgtcttgcatttttattttcttttatttatttccagcattatatttatttttatgtcttgcattttattttctttattttatgcaccatatgtatttattgttttgtatttcatgcattttattatttcttctagcatatttattttaaggcatttgcaatttttatttattattgtcaaTTAGAATGTACCTAGGTccaatgtaaataaaaaaaaaaaaatgagaacctGCACCGAcactcacatttatttttatgttttccgccgaggacgatcatgtgatttgaacCGTATCCGAGGAAAAGGGACCCTCACTTGATCCAACGTCATTTTAAGGGATCCGGCGCGTTTAGAATTATCTttgcataacaaaaaaaaaaaaaaaaaaaaagtcaaaacccaAAAACTTTCCATAATCAAAATTTCGAAAAAGGGtcaatctttatttttctttcttaatcaaatctttaatcaatctttaatcaatcaaaacattttttctaatttaaaatcaatcgaactcacttcttttatttcttctatgTCTTTTCGGCCTCTTACCTTGCCtaaactcttcctttttcgaactttaaaatcaatcaaaaccaACCACTCGACTTTCTACCCCGAACTACATGATTTTGATCCCATTCGGGTATGTAGGCAAAAGACTTTGTcttcccaaatcaaataaaaataaacaaaaacttttttcttctcctttcttttgaACCCACCTCTTTAATCTTTCCACACTTGAGCATTTATTtccaaacaaataattaatttagcataaagataaaataagcaaGAGGTTCCTATAGAGTACTATAGACGTttagggtgctaataccttccctttGCGTAACCAACCCCCGGACCTTTGATCTCTTAAAAATAGGGTTTTTCGAGCTTTCTCCCTTTTCttcggaaaaataaaagatcggtGGTGATCTTAAAATTGCGAGTCAATGCTAATCAATAGCTTGATATCCAAAAATCACCGCGACAGAAaaatggcgactccactggggatcacACTCCTAAGTGGGTTAAACCTATCttgtttttcttcatctttatgctttattattatttgtaactGTGAATACGTGCTTAAGTGTTTGTCTTTTACGCGAGTGGTGAGATAAGTCCTACACCCGGACTTGAGGGAAACATAAGATAGGATGGCGGTATAATCATAGTGTCTTTCCGAGAGTGAGTTTCGGATGTGGCACATGTGATAACCCCGCTCAATGGAGGGATCTTGGGAATATTACTATGTTGGCATGAGTAGTCGTGTTCAGCACTGATATTTCCAAGCAACCTATGAAGTTGAGGACCTTTAGTTACCTTTAACCCATCTTAGCCTTTTAGGACGTAGTGCGGTGGCTAATCAAGAGTAGTCTTGAATTGGTTGATACGCGATACTACACTCAAATGAGGCTTTCCTATGGACGTTGTTGGACCGGGAGTAGTCCTGTAATCCGACAATATCCGGAAGTGGTCAATGACTTTGGGAACTTGGTAGAACCCGTGATACAGGTACATATGAAACCATAGTCCTTACCAAATGGCGTGTTTACCCTTAACTCCAACATTTTGGACTTAACTTCACCATGTTTTCTCCATACTTTGGCATAACCATGCATACATGCATCCGTGCATAAACTCTTTTTTCATCCAAATTATCGAAGGACTTAGACCAGCTTTTTGTAAACTTTGTAGATATGGACATCCCACTGAGAAGCACTAGGAAGTACCTTTTCAAAAAAACAGACCTGTTGAGATTAAGGGAGCTAGCATCTTTAGTAAGTGATCCAGTTGATTTTCAAGCTCATCATGGGAAGTTGCTCAGAATTCTTAGAGTAGATGTTGAGGAAGGATGCCTAGAGACCCTGGTTCAATTCTATGACCCGCTCTACCATTGCTTCACATTTCCCGATTACCAGCTTGTCCCCACACTTGAAGAGTACTCCTACCTAGTGGGTTTACCTGTGCCAGACAAGATACCTTTCCATGGTTTTGAGCCTACCCCTAAACCCTCTGACATCGCGGCCGCCCTCCATCTTAAAACCTCCATCATCCAAACAAACCTTACCTCTAAAGGAGGCCTCCAAGGTCTTCCCACCCACTTCCTCTACCAACAAGCCTCCATATTTGCTGAAGCAGCTAGTATACTTGCCTTCCATTCTATCCTAGCCCTCCTTATATATGGCCTTTTACTCTTCCCAAATATTGACAACTTCATCGATATCAATGCCATTAAAATCTTTCTTACAAAGAACCCCGTACCCACTCTACTCGCCGATACCTACCATTCTATCCATGACCGTACCCAGGCTGGCCGGGGAACCATTTCTTGTTGTGCACCTTTACTCTATCAGTGGTTTACCTTCCACTTACCTCAATCCCGTGCCTTCAAGACCAATGATGACAAGCTTTCCTGGCCTCGCCGAATCATGACTCTTGACCCATCAGACATTGTTTGGTACCAAGCAGCTAGTGATGTTGGAGAGATTATTGTGAGTTGTGGTGAATATCCCAACGTACCTCTTTTGGGTATGCGTGGCGGAATTAGCTACAACCCACTTCTCGCTCGACGACAATTCGGGTACCCGATAAAGACAAAACCAAACAACCTTGCCTTGACTAATGAATTCTATCTTAACCATGGTGATCACTCGAACAAAAGGGAAGGATTCGCACAAGCTTGGAGCGCTATCCGCAGACTCAACAGAAGTCAGTTGGGAAAGAAATCAGACTATGTGCACGAATCTTATACCCAGTGGGTTATTGATAGGACCAAGAGCTTTGGCCTACCCTACCGCTTACCTAGATACCTATCGTCCACCATCCCACCATCATCCTTGCCTATCCCCTTTGATACTAAGGAAGAGTTTCATGAACAATTAACCAAGgaaaagcaagaaaaagaaacttgGAAAAGGAAATGTCAGGAGCTCGAGCAAGAGAATGAGACTTTGAAAGGGAAGATAGCCCAACAGAGCCGTGAGCTTTTTATCCAGAACCAGAGGATGATTGAGAAGGACGACTTGCTTCGTCGGAAAGACGTTTTGCTCCACCAAGATGCTAGAAGGAAGAGGAAGTTTATGGACTTGTTCTCCCGTGCACATTCAGATTCCGAGGACCCATCTACTCCGGGAGTTTGAGTCTGAAGTTCTTAGGACCTTATGTTTAGATTTTAGCTCCCGAAATCTCttgacttgtaaaaaaaaaaaaaaaaaaaaaaaaaaattctttgtaATATTCCAATGCTTAAGTGAAGTGTTTCAGTTTATGATGTTTACAATTTCTCTAACAAGTTCTTCGATAATAATTTGTTCCCTTCCTTTTTGCATAAGCATAAGCATGCATTCATGGTTCCTAAATCGAGTCTCACACTGTGTTCACTACTTCAAAAGGGGGGGAGTCAATCAGCCGCCGCCCAAGGAAAGTGGCCCGGCGAATTCTCCACAAACCAACTCGCATTTACAACACCAGGGCCAATCGGAAGAGGATGGATATAGTTGAACAAGAAAATCAGAGTCTCAGGGAGGAGGTTGCCACTTTACGAGAGGGAATGGATAGGTTGACGACCATGATGAGTGCACTCCTGTCAGCCCAGAACTCTCAAGCTGCCGCCGCGGCTGTAGAGCAGCCTTTGGTGAGCACAACCCCACTATCTACGGTGACTTCTCCACCCCTCTTTTTGCCTCCAGGTTGTACATGGGGAATGCCACCTCCAGTCTGTGGAGGCCCCCAGCCCGCTGTATCTGAAGTTCCACCTCCTTTTGCTCAGCAGTCAGCACCAGTTCCGCAACCCAGTACCTCTTTCCCTCAAGCTGCAATGACTTATTCAGCTCCACTGATTCACACTGTTCAACAAGAGGTTGAACCAATTTTCCAAGCTGAAAATGTTGTAGCCTTCGACAAGATGGAAGAACTCCAAGAAAGATTTGATGGTATGCAAAGGGAAGTCGAAGCCCTCCGAGGAAGAGATCTATTCGGGAAGGACGCCTGTGAATTATGCTTGGTCCCAAATGTTACTATCCCTcacaagttcaaggtgccagacttcGAGAAGTATAAAGGGAACTCTTGTCCCCGCAGTCACTTGGTGATGTACGCGCGGAAAATGTCCATGTATACTGACAATCATAAGCTGCTTATTCATTTCTTTCAGGACAGCCTGACTGGGGCCGCTC comes from the Glycine soja cultivar W05 chromosome 6, ASM419377v2, whole genome shotgun sequence genome and includes:
- the LOC114415415 gene encoding filament-like plant protein; translation: MMEKNMCISSENSPGETESLGSALSHSEKQPDEQLEALNESPIGLNQSPEVTSKAVAIPEDINDMSFINAQSPEVTSHTTDNGHDDLLKEDENGAKDSIIKDGDVPDGLRNMSENLSAALVNVSAKEALVKQHVIVAEEAIAGWEKAEKEVASLKKQVDALTLQNSTLEDRVTHLDSALKECVRQLRQTREEQDQNIHDVLLKKTQELESAKTKLEKQLMELLNKPDASNASSPSSTDIGMCQKVEYLEKENMALKHELQGQSEKLELRTIERDLSTQTAEMASKQHLESINKVAKLEAECRRLKNLACRASITSSSFCAESLRDGQSDSGERTNAMEIDTTRKSGSEPDMCELSCSDSWASALIAELDQFKNEKYKQITSGSVNIDLMDDFLEMERLAALPDTKNESLIKDSLVANQCVDKESSMDELKEKLEKAKEDKEEVKICLMKSESVIEASQLQMREAETKLEELQRELESAYKSKQVLEKELMSMQAEAQSITAKVHLIEEEIDKEKVMSVEIESRYEELEEELERRKQEEKLGSVTGSYREIKLKQEDLSLAAGKLAECQKTIASLGNQLSSLATLEDFLIDTTSIPEFSASSSLIARAGGDMLQKLHSSDT
- the LOC114414303 gene encoding uncharacterized protein LOC114414303; the encoded protein is MDIPLRSTRKYLFKKTDLLRLRELASLVSDPVDFQAHHGKLLRILRVDVEEGCLETLVQFYDPLYHCFTFPDYQLVPTLEEYSYLVGLPVPDKIPFHGFEPTPKPSDIAAALHLKTSIIQTNLTSKGGLQGLPTHFLYQQASIFAEAASILAFHSILALLIYGLLLFPNIDNFIDINAIKIFLTKNPVPTLLADTYHSIHDRTQAGRGTISCCAPLLYQWFTFHLPQSRAFKTNDDKLSWPRRIMTLDPSDIVWYQAASDVGEIIVSCGEYPNVPLLGMRGGISYNPLLARRQFGYPIKTKPNNLALTNEFYLNHGDHSNKREGFAQAWSAIRRLNRSQLGKKSDYVHESYTQWVIDRTKSFGLPYRLPRYLSSTIPPSSLPIPFDTKEEFHEQLTKEKQEKETWKRKCQELEQENETLKGKIAQQSRELFIQNQRMIEKDDLLRRKDVLLHQDARRKRKFMDLFSRAHSDSEDPSTPGV
- the LOC114414304 gene encoding uncharacterized protein LOC114414304, producing MDIVEQENQSLREEVATLREGMDRLTTMMSALLSAQNSQAAAAAVEQPLVSTTPLSTVTSPPLFLPPGCTWGMPPPVCGGPQPAVSEVPPPFAQQSAPVPQPSTSFPQAAMTYSAPLIHTVQQEVEPIFQAENVVAFDKMEELQERFDGMQREVEALRGRDLFGKDACELCLVPNVTIPHKFKVPDFEKYKGNSCPRSHLVMYARKMSMYTDNHKLLIHFFQDSLTGAALKWYMNLDSASIRTFNDLGEAFIRQYKYNLDMAPDRDQLRAMTQKEKETFKEYAQRWREVAAQIVPPLEEKEMTKIFLKTLSQFYYEKMVASAPTDFTEMVNMGVRLEEGVREGRLTGESAPAASNAKKFGGHFAKKKDQEVGMVAHGKPQQNFTPYR